AAATTATAACGAAGTAATTTTTTCTCTGCTCCTACATCGGCAATTGGAGTTGCGCTGTGGCCAATTTTAAAAGCAGTGTGAAATTCGGTTACGGCGTCAAGTTGTTTTTTCATATAGTCGTTTTCTTTTTTTTTTGCTAATTTAAGTCACTTTCTTATAAATCTGAAAATTTATTGAATGAAATGAAAAGGCAATTTAGCAGCAAATCGTTTACAAATCTCTAAATTTGCTAAAAATTTTTATAACTATGTTTAGTCAAGGTCAAATACTATTTGGAGTATGTTTTTTTATCGCTTTTGTAATTATTATGATATTTGCTTATCGAAAAGATTTGAAATTACACAAAGTCTTTTATAAAGGAAATTACAAAGTGCTCCTTGCCTTTCTGCTTTTCATTGTCCTTTTGTTCGTAATTAAAATCTTTCTGAAAAGATAAATTATTCTGGTCGCAATAAAATAAAACCTAATCATTATGGGTTATTAGTAAGACTCATGATAAATTTATAACTTTACCGAAACCAAACAGCCTACCATGAAAATTCTAAAGTATTTATTTCTTTTTGCACTTTTAAGCTTTGTTGCTCTTACTGTTTTTGTTGCTACTCAGAAAGGAGATTTTTCTGTAGAAAGAAGTAAAGTCATCAATTCGCCTCGTGCAACGGTTTATAACTACCTAAACGACTTTAGAAATTACGAAGATTTTGAATCATGGTCTGTTGAAGATCCTTCTATAAAAATGACGTACGCTAATAAAACAAGCGGAAATGGCGCGACGTTTTATTGGGATGGCGCTGATGGAAAAGGAAATTCAATTATCCTTAAAACAAAAGATGGTGAAAGCATTGACCAAAAAATGCAATTTGACGGTACTGAGGCTGACGTAAACTGGACGTTAAAAGATACTTTGAACGGAAAAACAAAAGTGACTTGGAAAGGAAAAGGAACAATGAGCTTTTTGTTTAAAATATATACCGCTTTACATGGAGGTTCAGACAGAGTTATAGGAACCATTTACGAAAAAAGTTTGGCTAATATTGACAAAAATTTAGATTACGAAACCAAAACTTACGCCGTTACAGTAGACGGAGTGGTTAAGAAAACAGAAACGCCTTATATAAAACAGACTTTTACTAGTGAGATTGCCAAAGTAAGTAAAAATGCTAGGATTGTAATTCCGAAGCTTATTCACTTTAGTGAAACAAATGGTTTAGCAGCAAGCGGAAAACCATTCATTATTTATCATACTTACGATACTAAAACAGGTTTAGCAAAGATTTCAATCTGTCTTCCTATTAATAAAGAAATTTCAACTAGTTCAGGAAGTGATATTTTAGCAGGAAAATTAAATGGTTTTGATGCTGTAAAAGCAACTCTTAACGGAGATTACTCTCATAGAAATGAAGCAATTGCAAAAACAACGGCTTACATTAACAACCAAAAAATTATTCCAGATTTGAGCTGGTCACATCTTGAAATTTTGACATTAAGCAAATTAGATGTAAAAGCTTCATCGAAATTGGTTACTGAAATTTATTTTCCGATAAAGCCTAAAGTAGTTCCTGCTACTGTTACTGAGCCTATTTATGCCCCAGAAAACACTGGCGAAGCTCCAAGTGAGCCACGCACGGAACAACCACGCACAGAGCCTGTAAAACGTAAACCCGTTGCGCCAACGCCAGCTCCTGCACAAACACCTGCACAAGAAGAAGATTCAGAGTTTTAAATAATTTCGAAGGTACATTAAACCTTTTGTTTTAAATTCTGTCTAACTTCTATTAAAGAAAGTTTACAAAACAAAAAGTTTGATAGACGAGAAAGAATTTATAAAAGAATTATTAAGTCCCGAAACGCAAAATACTGCGTTTCAAAAACTCTTGTCTGATTATCAGAGACCTTTGTATTCTCATATTCGAAACATTGTTTTGAATCATGATGATGCCGATGATGTTTTACAGAACACTTTTGTAAAAGTCTTTCAAAATCTTAAAAACTTTAAAGGAGAAAGTAAACTTTTTTCCTGGATGTATCGCATTGCTACCAATGAAGCTTTGACTTTTTTATCGCAAAAAGCTAAATTAAGCGGAATTTCATCTGAAGATCTGCAGAATAAAACGATCGATAATTTAAAAGCAGATCTTTATTTTGATGGAGATGATATTCAAATCAAACTTCAAAAAGCAATTGTAGCACTTCCAGAAAAACAGCAGCTCGTCTTTAAAATGAAATATTTCGAGGAATTGAAGTATGAAGAAATCGCAGAAATCTTAGGAACATCTGTTGGAGCTTTAAAAGCATCTTATCATCACGCAGTAAAAAAAATTGAATTATATGTTACATCAAATTAAACCTTTTGTAACAAAAACTATCTTATAAGTATCATGAAAACATTTAAATTAGAAAACGAACCCAAAATAAAATCTGGTTTTAAAACCCCAGACAATTATTTTGATAATTTTTCAGAAAAGGTTTTACAGCAATTAGACAAAAAAGAAGTTAAAGTAATTCCTTTTTACAAACGCAACAAAACAATTTCTTTAGCGGCCGCTGCAGTAATTGGTTTTGCATTATTAATACCGATCGTAAATAATTATAAGGCCAATTCAAACGAGCTTGACGAAGCAACTTTAGAAACTTATTTATCTTATCACTCCAATATCAGCCAATACGATTTAATTCAAACCTTAGACGACAGTGATATAGAAAAATTAAGCAACGATGTCACTTTAGAAGACGAAACACTAGAAGATATTTTAGTTACAAGTCCGAACTTAGAACACTTAATCTCAGAACAAAATTAAATCAAACTTAACTCAACAACTTAGCTTAACAATGAAAATAAAAAACATTTTACCACTCCTGCTATTTCTGACAAGTTTTTCAATTTTTGCCCAAAGCGGAAAAATTGATGAAAAGCGAGAAAAAATTAAAGCTTTTAAAGTATCATTTTTAACAACAGAATTGGAATTAACTTCGACTGAAGCAGAAAAATTCTGGCCTATTTATAATGCTTATGACGATAAGCAGTATGAATTAAAGTATTTAAAAATGAAGACTTATCTGAAACAATTAAAAGATGACAATCTTAAAAATCTTTCAGATAAAGAAGCCGCAACGTTATTATCTCAAATAGAAAGTACCGATAAAGAAATATATCAGCTTCGTGAAAAATATATGAGCAGTCTGAAAAAAGTCCTTCCTGCAAAGAAGATACTATTACTTAAAAAATCAGAAGACGATTTTAATCGAAAATTATTGCAGCAATATCGAGATAAAGGCAATAAAGACTAGTTAAAGAAACAACAGCGATAAGAACCCTATATAATAATACTTACTTTATTATTTAGGGTTCTTATTTTTTTATTTAAAATTAAGTCTAACTACCTTATTGTGTCCTGCAGCGATAGCAGTATTTCTATTCACAAAGCGAATGGTAAAAAACTTGGTATCTGTAGAGAGCTGCATCCAGTTTTCTCCTCCATTTTGAGAATATTGTATTCCTTCTGAGCCTACACAAACAATTTCTCTTCCATTACCTCCTGGAACGTATTGTATGCATGACGCATAACCAAATCCCATATTCTGACCAATTAATTGCCAAGTCTTACCCCCATCTTTTGTAAAAGCCTTATTATTAGCTTTATTATTAGGAAGATCATAATCTCCTCCTGCAATAAAACCTTGTTTAGAATCGTAAAAATCGGCAGTAAAAATTCCTGTCATTTGTTTTCCTTGTACAATAGGAGTTTCTACAACTTTCCAGGTTTTTGCTTTATCTGGAGAATAAAAAACACGTGCTTTTTTTCCGCCCGAAACCAACCATGTATCATTTCCTTTTATAACAATGTTGGTATTACTGGCTGCAAAAGCAGCTTCTCCTGTACTATTTGTCGGTAATTTATCAGATAATAATTTAGTCCAAGTTTCTCCTCCATCTCGGGTAACAATAACAGAAAAAGTATCTTCAGTTGGGTCGCCAATAGCAATTCCTTCTTTATCGTTCCAAAACTGCATGCTATCGTAAAAAACTTTCGGATTAACTTCTTTATAAACCAATTTAACTTTTCGGTCCTTTTTAGAAACAGAATAAAGAAGCGCTGGATTTGCTACGCTCAACAAAAAAATATCTTTTGATGTTTGCGCAATACTTCTAAATTCTAATTTAAGTGTATCACGGTAAATATGTTCTTCAAATTTTTCTTTTTTATCCAAATCATAATACCCAAAACGAGAATTATCAGCACCGTACCAAACTTTATTTTTATCAATAAGAATTGCCCTAATACTAATTCTGTCTTTAAACAATGTATCTATTGTCATTGATGTAAATCCACCATTAAAGGGAATTTCAGTTTTAAAATTAAATGTTGTAAAAGACATCAATAAAATAAAGATACCGCAAAATAAAGCAAGTTTTCTCATAGGAAATTTAAAATTTGGTTAACGCTAAAATACGATTATTTATAAAATTTCAAAATCATTCTGTATTCTTTTCTGGCACAGTAATTGTTTTCTTACAAAACAAATTTAACAAGTAAAATATGAAAAATATATTATTTATAGGGATTTTTATACTATTAGTAAATTCCACGTATGCCCAACAAGCAAATGTTTATGCTAAAAACTCTTATGTAGAAAACAATTTAGACCTAAATGCTGTCTCAATGATATTTTCTCAATCTGTAGACGCAGCAGATTTTGAAACAAGATTAAATTATCCTGATGAAAGAATCTCAAACTTAGATTTAAACCATGATGGAAAGGTTGATTATTTAAGAGTTACAGAAAAAATTCAAAACAATATTAAAATCATCATTATTCAATCGGAAATACAACCAAACATATTCGAAGATGTCGCGACCATTAATATTATCATGAATTCTAAAAATACAGGCTACAGTAACGATTCTGGAATTCGACCAAAAGATATTATTATTCCATTTGTATTTACAGTTTTGGACGTATTTCTTCATAGACGATAACAAAAAAAAATACTGATAATCAACAAACTAACCCCATAATCTAATTGAATAAATTTTATGGCACAGTAATTGGATATCTCAGAATATTAATCTTCAATATGATTTTATCATGAAAGCGAAAATACTTTTACTAGCCCTATTTGCATTAGGAATTAGTTCTTGCCAAGCCCAAGCTGGAGCTACTGTTTATGCAAAAAACTCAGATATAAGCGATAACTTAGATTTAAGAGCTGTTGCTTCGATGTTTGGAGAATCAGCTAACCTTCAAGATTTTGAAAGACGTTTAAATGATCCTAAATATCAAATATCAAACTTAGACCTTAATGGCGATAACGAAGTAGATTATCTTCGCGTTATTGAGAGTGTAGAAAACAGAACACACGTTGTTATTATCCAAGCAGTTTTAGATCGTGATGTTTATCAAGACATTGCAACTATCGATGTGGAGAGAGACAATTACAACAAAGTAAGTGTTCAGATTGTAGGAAACACTTATTTATACGGAGCAAATTATATTTATGAGCCTGTTTACAGTGTTGTTCCTGTGATTTACACTTCGTTTTGGGTAACCAATTACAGACCTTATTATTCAACTTGGTCTTGGGGTTATTATCCAACGTATTATACTGCGTGGACACCTTACCCTGTTTACAGATACAGAAGTAATGTCAATGTATGCATCAATGTACACAATACATACAACTATGTAAATGTGAGAAGAAGCTACAGAGCTCCTGCAATTTATGAAACAAGACGTACTTATGGTTACGAAAGAATGCGTCCGAATTATAGTTTTGCAGAAAGACATGCTAACACCACAAACCGATATGAATTAGATCAAAGACGTGTTGTAAGCAGAGAAACTAATAGAAATACTTACAATACAAACAGAAATTACAGTGGCAGAACAACATCTAACAATGGAGTTTCTAACAGAACATATGCTGATAACAGAGGCACTACAAATAGACCTTCTGTAGATAGAAGCACTAATGGCAATGGAAGCAGTAACAGAGGTTACAATTCTACAGGCAGAAGCACTGAAAATGTAAGTACACAAAGAAGCACAAGCCGTGATTATTCTAATACTACAAATAATGCTCCAAGAACTGAAAGTACTCCAAGAGCGCAAAATACTCAGAGAGTAGATTACGGAAGTAATAATTCTTCTAATGTCTCAAGAGGTACCTCAAGCCGTGAAGCATCTGCTCCAAGAGCAGAAAGAAGTTCAAGAAGTTACTCGGAAAGTCAATCTAGCAGTTCAAATAGGGATTATTCAGCTAGACCACAGCAAAGCCAGCGTTCGGAATCTCCAAGAATGAGCCAGGAATCTTCTAGAGTAAGCCAAGAATCAAGAGGCGGACAAAGCCAGAGAGAAAGCGGCTCAAATTCTAGAGGAAACGGAAGACGAGGTTAATTTTATAAATAAATAATATTCAAAAACAGAAGCACAATTTTACGATTGTGCTTTTTTTTATCTTTTTAATTTTAAATGCCTCTAATTTGTTTTAAAACAGTAAATTTGCAACCGTCTTTTTATAAAATTAACATGAGCGCATCGCATAAAAACTTACATAGTAAGTTGTCTATTGGGGGTTTATTAATTACTTTAGGGATTATTTATGGAGATATTGGAACCTCTCCATTGTATGTAATGAAAGCTATTTTAGGCGATCATACCATAAATGCTGATATTGTTTTAGGAGGTATTTCGTGTGTGTTCTGGACCTTAACATTACAAACTACAATTAAATATGTACTTATTACTCTAAGCGCAGACAACCACGGTGAAGGAGGAATTTTTGCTCTATATGCATTAGTCAAAAAAACAAAAATTCAATGGCTCATAGTACCCGCCATTATTGGAGGTAGTGCCCTGCTCGCTGACGGAATTATAACGCCACCTATTTCGATTTCATCTGCTGTAGAAGGAATTAGAGCTTTCTACCCGACGATGGAAACACAAACCATTGTGTATATCGTAATTACTATTTTATTCATTTTATTTACAATTCAGCAGTTCGGAACTAAATTGGTTGGTAAATTCTTTGCCCCAATGATGCTTATCTGGTTCGCGATGTTAGGAACTTTAGGAACGATTCAAGTAATTAATTATCCTGAAGTTATTAAAGCGATTAACCCGTATTATGCTTATCACTTACTATCTATACATCCTGATGGTTTCTTCGTTCTTGGCTTTGTATTCTTATGTACAACTGGAGCCGAGGCTTTGTATTCTGACATGGGACACTGCGGTAGAAAAAACATCAGAATTAGCTGGATTTTTGTAAAAACTACTTTGGTTTTAAACTATTTCGGACAAGCTGCTTATTTAATTCATCATGAAGGAAGCACTTTGCAGCAATTAGGAGGTGAAAATGGAAACCCATTTTACTTAATTATGCCACATTGGTTTTTACCATTCGGAATTGTAGTTGCAACTCTTGCAGCTGTAATTGCATCTCAGGCGCTTATCTCTGGTTCGTTTACTTTGATTAACGAAGCAATGCGTCTGAACTTCTGGCCAAAAGTAAAAATCAAATATCCTACAGAGGTAAAAGGACAATTATACATTCCGTCAATCAACTGGTTGTTGTTTTTTGGCTGTGTTGGGATTGTTTTACATTTCGAGAAATCAGGAAATATGGAGCATGCTTATGGTCTTGCCATCATTTTGTGTATGATCATGACAACGATTCTCTTAAACTACTACTTAATCATGAAACGTGTAAAACTGTACTTCATGGTTCCATTGATTACGATTTACTTATTGATTGAGTTCAGTTTCCTTTTCGCTAATATTACCAAATTTGCAGAAGGTGGTTACGTAACCTTAATCATTGCAAGTATGCTGATTTCTGTTATGACGATCTGGTATTTGGCTAAGAAAATCAACAAAAACTACACGAAAGTGGTTAAGGTTGATGATTATAAACAAGTTTTAGTAGAACTAAGCCAAGATTTATCAATTCCAAAATATGCAACGCATTTAGTTTATATGACAAATGCTAATCGTGTGGATGAACTGGAGGAAAAAATCATTTATTCTATCCTTCAAAAACGCCCAAAGAGAGCCGATATCTATTGGTTTGTTCACGTTAATATTTTGACAGAACCATACAAAACGCAATATAAAGTTACTGAAATTGCTAAAGACGATATTTATAGAATTGACTTTAACTTAGGTTTTAGAGAACCTACTAAGATCAATTTAATGTTCAGAGAAGTTATCAAAGATATGGTAAAACGCGGAGAAGTTGATATTACCAGCCGTTACGAATCTTTGAACAAAAACAATATTATTGGGGACTTTAAATTTGTATTGTCTGAGAAATTCTTATCAAACGACAATGATTTAAGATGGCATGAAAACATTATCATGAATTCTTATTTCTTCATCAAAAAACTGAGTTTATCTGAAGAAAGAGCTTTTGGTCTAGACAGCAGCTCTGTTAAGATAGAAAAATTCCCAATGGTGCTTCATGCTCCAGAAAATATTGGATTAACGCGTATTATTTCAAAAGAATAAAAAGCTTAACAATAATTTCAAAAACACTCTAATTTAGAGTGTTTTTTTCATTTAGTGAAAGTCTAAAGTAAGATTCAGTATTAAAAATTTAACTTTCAATCAATTAATAGTACCTTTGCAACTCAAATTATAGAAATGAGATTACACAGAAATTTAGTTTATACTACCATTGACTCTTTAAATGCAATTTTCAACGAAGGAGAATATGCAGACAAAGTGGTAGCAAGAGCATTAAAAAAAGACAAACGTTGGGGAAGTTCTGACAGGAAGTTTGTTGCTGAAACCATATACGAAATTGTTCGCTGGAAACGATTATACGCAGAAATTGCCGAAGTAAAAGAACCTTATGACAGAGACAATCTATGGAGAATGTTTGCGGTTTGGGCTGTTTTACGCGGTTATCCAATTCCAGATTGGAGACAATTGGAAGGAACTCCTGAAAGAAAGATAAAAGGCCGTTTTGACGAATTATCTAAAACCAGAGCTATCAAAGAATCTATTCCAGATTGGATGGATGCATTGGGCGTGAAAGAACTTGGAGAAAAAGTTTGGGCAAAAGAAATTGCTGCACAAAATCAGCCTGCAAAAGTTATTCTTAGAACC
The Flavobacterium humidisoli DNA segment above includes these coding regions:
- a CDS encoding SRPBCC family protein, which produces MKILKYLFLFALLSFVALTVFVATQKGDFSVERSKVINSPRATVYNYLNDFRNYEDFESWSVEDPSIKMTYANKTSGNGATFYWDGADGKGNSIILKTKDGESIDQKMQFDGTEADVNWTLKDTLNGKTKVTWKGKGTMSFLFKIYTALHGGSDRVIGTIYEKSLANIDKNLDYETKTYAVTVDGVVKKTETPYIKQTFTSEIAKVSKNARIVIPKLIHFSETNGLAASGKPFIIYHTYDTKTGLAKISICLPINKEISTSSGSDILAGKLNGFDAVKATLNGDYSHRNEAIAKTTAYINNQKIIPDLSWSHLEILTLSKLDVKASSKLVTEIYFPIKPKVVPATVTEPIYAPENTGEAPSEPRTEQPRTEPVKRKPVAPTPAPAQTPAQEEDSEF
- a CDS encoding RNA polymerase sigma factor; translation: MIDEKEFIKELLSPETQNTAFQKLLSDYQRPLYSHIRNIVLNHDDADDVLQNTFVKVFQNLKNFKGESKLFSWMYRIATNEALTFLSQKAKLSGISSEDLQNKTIDNLKADLYFDGDDIQIKLQKAIVALPEKQQLVFKMKYFEELKYEEIAEILGTSVGALKASYHHAVKKIELYVTSN
- a CDS encoding sensor of ECF-type sigma factor, which translates into the protein MKIKNILPLLLFLTSFSIFAQSGKIDEKREKIKAFKVSFLTTELELTSTEAEKFWPIYNAYDDKQYELKYLKMKTYLKQLKDDNLKNLSDKEAATLLSQIESTDKEIYQLREKYMSSLKKVLPAKKILLLKKSEDDFNRKLLQQYRDKGNKD
- a CDS encoding oxidoreductase, with protein sequence MRKLALFCGIFILLMSFTTFNFKTEIPFNGGFTSMTIDTLFKDRISIRAILIDKNKVWYGADNSRFGYYDLDKKEKFEEHIYRDTLKLEFRSIAQTSKDIFLLSVANPALLYSVSKKDRKVKLVYKEVNPKVFYDSMQFWNDKEGIAIGDPTEDTFSVIVTRDGGETWTKLLSDKLPTNSTGEAAFAASNTNIVIKGNDTWLVSGGKKARVFYSPDKAKTWKVVETPIVQGKQMTGIFTADFYDSKQGFIAGGDYDLPNNKANNKAFTKDGGKTWQLIGQNMGFGYASCIQYVPGGNGREIVCVGSEGIQYSQNGGENWMQLSTDTKFFTIRFVNRNTAIAAGHNKVVRLNFK
- a CDS encoding KUP/HAK/KT family potassium transporter, whose amino-acid sequence is MSASHKNLHSKLSIGGLLITLGIIYGDIGTSPLYVMKAILGDHTINADIVLGGISCVFWTLTLQTTIKYVLITLSADNHGEGGIFALYALVKKTKIQWLIVPAIIGGSALLADGIITPPISISSAVEGIRAFYPTMETQTIVYIVITILFILFTIQQFGTKLVGKFFAPMMLIWFAMLGTLGTIQVINYPEVIKAINPYYAYHLLSIHPDGFFVLGFVFLCTTGAEALYSDMGHCGRKNIRISWIFVKTTLVLNYFGQAAYLIHHEGSTLQQLGGENGNPFYLIMPHWFLPFGIVVATLAAVIASQALISGSFTLINEAMRLNFWPKVKIKYPTEVKGQLYIPSINWLLFFGCVGIVLHFEKSGNMEHAYGLAIILCMIMTTILLNYYLIMKRVKLYFMVPLITIYLLIEFSFLFANITKFAEGGYVTLIIASMLISVMTIWYLAKKINKNYTKVVKVDDYKQVLVELSQDLSIPKYATHLVYMTNANRVDELEEKIIYSILQKRPKRADIYWFVHVNILTEPYKTQYKVTEIAKDDIYRIDFNLGFREPTKINLMFREVIKDMVKRGEVDITSRYESLNKNNIIGDFKFVLSEKFLSNDNDLRWHENIIMNSYFFIKKLSLSEERAFGLDSSSVKIEKFPMVLHAPENIGLTRIISKE